CTCAAACACATAACCCCAAATCTGAAAATTAAAATCCTAACTTTCTAATCCACTCACCACCGAGAAACGACTACTACAAATATAGTAACGGAAAGggacaaaatatttaaaaaacaaacccCAAAAAAACTAAATTAATCTCAAAAACTAAAACCCTAACAAGCTTAAACAGCCATTATGAACACGATTAACAGCTAATCTAGAGAGATACAAAGGTGTAAGACACTTACACGTAAGATATTATTCAAAAAACACCTTAATCGACGGTGATCATCACAGTCGACTATATCGCCATGAAAGAGAGAGGGATCGAGGAGAGAGAAAGTGTAAATTTGAGAATTAGGTTTTAGTGGTAGGCCCATTTACTTTAGGAAaccatttaaaaaaaatggattttattttTCATGTGGGAGACATTAAATGGAACGAAAGTACACGTAAGCAGGGCGTATATACACGTGCCCAGGTGTTATTTAAAAAAGGGCAAAAGATGCTTATGTGATACAAATTCAGAATAGTTTAGGTATCAAATTAGAACAATCTTAGAATTAAATAGCCACGAGAAAAATGTGGGAAATTTTGAgagctatctatgacttttgccaaaaaaaaaaaaaaagtttgatatTTAGTCGTTTTGATAAACGCGCTGTTCTTCCATTTCCTCTTAttcccttttcattcatttccaagCCACGCTAAGCTTTGACATTTCGTTTGTCTACCCAATTTGTTCTCGTCATTGCTTGCAATATTTTATTTCCCATATAGGCGGAGAAACTCCATATGGTATACGGGAAGATATATGCCACACATAGAAGAGTTTTTACACATTGATCATCTTGGTCAAATCAATGATTGTGAAATATCCATGCTACTTATTCTAGCAGAAAGATGTTGGGAAGACGGCCCTGTCTTCCAACCGCTCTACGACCTTCACCGATATAATACAAGGCCAGACGGGGCTCAAGTTTTCTTCAATAGAATTTGCTCATAATTCTTCTTTCGAAGCATCATCTCTTGGATGCTGAATATAAGATGCATATGTTTTGATTATTGACTCGTAAACATCAATACCTTTCAAATACTCATCCTTGTTCAAGAACTGCAGCAAAAGAGAATGTTTATTAACTAAAGGCCAAAGTCAGATAAAACAAAACTATTTAAACAAGTGAACACAATTTTCAAGTCCAGTCAAAGTTACTATATCACATGCATAAGATGGAAAAGTGGTGAATTCTCAGCTGCTGTGGTCATAATTTACATCATTTCTGGATCATGGCCTCCTGTAAATGTTTGCTTATATGCACCAAACAGTTGATCTGGTAAACAGTAACCATGTACCATTGCATTACATTCTGCTTCCTTTTTTCTGGAGTTCTCAACTTATTCTTTTGGCTTTCTCATAGTAAAACTTTATATTTAAGAGGTTCGAAAAACTGTATGTCTGTTTATGCAGAGACAAAACTACCATGTGCAACAAGCAAGCAATATTAAGTAATGCTCACCTCGTTGTGGTCATGAAGAAGAATGGGAGTGTTTGCCATCGGAGAAAATCCTATTGCTGGCAGGCCTAGCTCCCGAAAATAGCGTGCATCTGTTGATGCAGGAAATATTTCTGGTTTCCCAAGTCTGGCATTAGCTTTGATGATAGCATCTTCAAGCAGTGCCCACCAAATATTGGAACTGTCAACAGCTGTAACGGCTGGCCTTCCGAACTTGTCATTCACAGACACCTTTTGCTTGAACTGTCCAAGAGCAAGGGCATTGTCCAGTCACTTAAATTAACATACAGCACATCCAAATATTGTTCAAATAGACTGCTGACACGAAGTCAAACAATAACAGGTAAGGAATTTAAGAAATCAAACAATAACCAGCGAGGAATTCTATAAAGTAGTATACCTGAAGATAATTTAGAAACTATTATTATCCACCTAAAGAATTCAGAAGGTTGGAATGGTTGAGGACGTGGATTTTCACAGTGGCAAGGAATTTTCCATCCATTTACAAACTTTAGAAGAGGCAGTGATGGTATGGTCCATTCACattagctagcctaagagtttCAGACATGAGATTTCCACCCATCCCGCTTTGTTTCCCGCATTCCACTTTTGGAGGGGCTATTTGACCAACTTCGCTAGTAAGATTGAGCTCATTAATTTGTCTCTTAAAAAAATTGAAGTTGCAAAGTttcttatttcaatttttttttgtaaaacaTAGCGCAACGATACTTATTCACCTCTCCAAAACAAACAGGAAAAACAGATCAGGTGATTTATCCTTTTTACTAACCTTTTAAGGAAGCATGTTATCTAACAAATAAGAATTAGTTAACTAATACTAGTAACATGACGACATAATATCGTAAACTTCTGGGAGATGTATTAAAGGAAGCAACCAGTCTCCAACCTCAAGATGAGTTAAATACGTGATTGAATTTCCATTTACAACTTTAGTCTAAAAACTCTTTTTAGTTCCTTCAGAAAATGATTAAAACTGCAGCCATAAAGCGGCGCGTAATCTTACCTATTTAACAGCATCCTGGATTGATGAGGTTGGGGAAATGAACGGAGATGAAATCTCAAAGAGTATGCACGCGAGGACAGTGGTTTCATTTACGAATTTCCTCAGCATGCACATCAATTATATGTTTCAAATCTAGATGTACTCAGGGGTTTTTCATGCTCTTTCAAAAACTCTGGCTGTCTGTGCTTGCAAGGATATCCTTTAAAATGAGACATCCACATGTAACTAGCATTTCACATAATACAGCTCAAGCGTAGCAGGCATTGAAGTAGAAATGCGTCCATGCACATATTAAAGAAGAAAGATACAGCATACGCATGTACACGGAAGGACACAACAAGTTGTAGCCCTCAGAAAGGTAATGAAGAAAGGTTGATGGAAACATAACAGTTAATGTGGGTGGTTTGGAGAGAGAGAAATAGGAGAGCTTTTGAAGGAGTAGAGTCGAGTTTCTCTCAGTTGAGGAGAGTATCCGctcacttattttcttttggtgtaaCCAGAAAGTTCCTCGTAGTGTAGATGACCGGAGTTTGTAGAGAATCATATTGTGTAGATGCTTTACCTTTTGGTATATCCCTTGTATACGGCTAGtttggccatgtttatgaataaaaatacctttacttgatttatttatttattttaaaaaactgTAGCAGCTTGAAAGAGAGACTCAATGAAAGCTTCAGATAAACTGCTGGTCAATAGGCTCACTATGCTAACACTTCATGCCAAATTGGATGAGGAAAAGAAAGGTACGAGACAAATTTTGTTTGGTGTATCCACCTCTTCTCCGCACCCAACACAAAGAAAACAGTTAAATGTCAATTGTTCTAGGCCGTTTTCTTTGGAAAAGGACTGAGGTAGTCACCGCATTACAGGTCGTTTACCGCAGCTCTAAAATTAAAGGAGAAGCAAGGATTATTCCTAATACCTCAAAAGTCATGTTGCGTGAAGCAGGTGCCCATTCCTCAGCTATTCGCCTCTCTAAGGATGCCTGATCTGCAGTTGGTGGTACTCTGATGTCAAATCCTGCTTGGGCTTCAGATGGCTGCAGGTTCATGACAAAACCCTGCCACAGAAATAAAGAAGTCCACATTTTAAACTTATTTCAATTCTGATTCTCAAGTGTAGGGAAAGGGGCCATTGATTTACAAGAAAGGCTTGTTCCATAAAACACCCTAAATCTGCTATATTACTTCAAATTTTTGTTAGACTGAACCTCGGATAAACGCATATCAAGACAAACTGTGTAATAAAAAGTTCAAATTCACATAGGAGTTGACTTTATCTCCATTCGCTTAACTACGTCAATACTAACATTTAAACTGTTCAATAAAACCCATTTGAAGTCTTCTTTACTTTGTAAAAAACGTTTAAACCCTTATCTCAGTACACGAGTATTTTCCAGGCTAGTACTCAGCACTTGATGGCATTGAATGAATAAGCTCAAACAAAGACTGCACGAATTCGTAATAGTACACAAAGTGCTAAAATATCATGAAGTGAGAATGAAAGAGCTAGGCTTACTTACAGAGGGAGAAGGGGTGCCAGATTTCAAGAAGACCATATTAACAGAAATGACCTCGCCTTCAGCTTTCAGTCGGGCCTTAACTAGATCGAACTGCGCAGCTCTGAATCTCCTTATAGTTTCGATGCTTTTAAGCAGATTCTCCATGGCAGTATTATCATAGAGCTTAGCCCCGTGTCCAGGAGCACCCACGGCCTTAACGACCAGCCACCAGGGGGACCTCTCTCCATAGAATGCACGATAGCTGTCGGTGGGAGAAGCCAAGCCTTCATCAAGTACAATCCCAACATTCATCTTGGCAAAGGCATCGGAATCAGCAAACTTTCCGGCACCATCAATTCCACCGATCTCCTCGTCGGGAACGTAGGAGAGGTAGACAGTGCGCAGCGGGCGGAAGCCAGAAGCCTTGAGTTTTCGAATGGCCTCCAGGTACTGCAACCCCACGCACTTCATGTCCTGAGAACCCCGGGCGTAGATGTTGCCGGTGGTGGAATCTAAGTGGGCGGAGAGAGGCGGGTGAGTCCACTTGTGATGCTCCGAAGGGACAATATCGGTATGTGAGTTGAGGAGGATGGAAGGGAGGCTGGGGTCCTTGCCTTCCCATTTGAGCAGAATCAAAGGCTTGCCCTCGACGAGCTCCAGGGTCCGGGACTCGAGGGATAGAGACTCGGCCTGCGATCTTATAAAGTGGGCAGCTTCATAGTAGTTGGGGTGAGGTTGGGCTGTGTTGATCTGAAGGTACTGCTGGAATCTTGATATGACTGTAGACGGATCTTCCGCCGCCGTCGCTGTGACCAACAACAGCAATGACAGACAACGATGATAACAGTGCAAACTCATCACTGTGTTTGACTTCAAAATAATGGGGAGAGTTTGCCAAGTAAAGTGGAAAAATCCTTTTTGTCTTTTCGGATAAGGCACTGTTTCGACACATTTAATTTTTTTGGCTTCTATTACCCCTAAATTTATCTAAAATAGTATAATGACTAGGGGTAACGTGTGTGTTTAAAGAGAGTGACAAACGtaaaaaatgagaaaatttaatttttttaaaaaacaaaatctgTATTTTCTTAATATATGAAAAACTGAATTGTATTTTAAAAAATCCGATTTTTAGAAAACAAATCTGGAAAACTGAGTGTTCTTATTAAAAATTTGGACATATTTTAAATCTATAAAACtgattatttttaaaataaatctaCTTTTCcgaatttagttttaaaaaacgGGATTTccacatttttaaaaaataattaatttttcaaaagATTTATAAAAATTCccttttttcacattttgacaagaaaaacgcTTTTTTCAAAAGATAAttaatttagttttaaaaaacgGGATTTccacatttttaaaaaataattaatttttcaaaagATTTATAAAAATTCccttttttcacattttgacaagaaaaacgcTTTTTTCAAAAGATAAttaatttagttttaaaaaacgGGATTTccacatttttaaaaaataattaatttttcaaaagATTTATAAAAATTCcgttttttcacattttgacaagaaaaacactttttcctaattatatttgaaaaataaaagtgtcctaagaaaatggaatcatgaaaatcaatattttttaagacattttaaaaaaataatcaagttttccatatttttaaaaatccatttttcgatatttaaaaaaaaaatcatgttttcagttttgtttaaaaaaaaatgggttttaaaaaaaatcaaatttttagattttttaaatatttttaaaaaatcggGTTTTAAAAATCatcttttttaaagaaaattcagtttttttaatttaaaaaaatccatgttttcagttttgtttttttttaaaaaaaatcaaatgggtttttaaaaaaaaacaaattttcaattttttttttttttaaaacgggttttaaaaatcatttttctagaaaattcagtttttaaaaattttttaATCCATGTTTTtagttttgttttaaaaaaaacaaattttcaatttttaatcatttttttttaaagaaaattcaaattttttaaaaaacaattgaCACGTAagctaaaaaaatttaaaaaaatagagagaaataaataaatacacaTATAGCAAGGAGAGTCAGTGTATGTCACTCTCTCATATGAAATGGGCATGGGCGTTAAGGGGGTAATTATTccgttttaaataagtttagggggTAATAAAATCCAAGAAAAGGTAAGGTGTATCGTAGCAACTTCGGGTATAGTTCAGGAGGGTAATAGTGTCTTATCCCTCTCTTTTGCAGAACACATATTTTTATCGCATATCTCCCAGTTAGGCGTGGACAAATAAAACCGAGAGAGCGCACCAAACTGATAATCGGAGTCAAATTAAGAAAAAAACTCGACTAGTGATTTGGTTCAACTTGGTTTggtattaaaattaaaaaaaaaatcgagcataattggtttggtttggtttggtcttaactaaaataaaatcaaaccaaaccaacccTACATTACATGTATACAATTTTAAAagatattttatacataaaacatttatttataatgtaacttataaataatttttaaattttacatagtt
The sequence above is a segment of the Lycium barbarum isolate Lr01 chromosome 6, ASM1917538v2, whole genome shotgun sequence genome. Coding sequences within it:
- the LOC132599410 gene encoding uncharacterized protein LOC132599410, with the translated sequence MSLHCYHRCLSLLLLVTATAAEDPSTVISRFQQYLQINTAQPHPNYYEAAHFIRSQAESLSLESRTLELVEGKPLILLKWEGKDPSLPSILLNSHTDIVPSEHHKWTHPPLSAHLDSTTGNIYARGSQDMKCVGLQYLEAIRKLKASGFRPLRTVYLSYVPDEEIGGIDGAGKFADSDAFAKMNVGIVLDEGLASPTDSYRAFYGERSPWWLVVKAVGAPGHGAKLYDNTAMENLLKSIETIRRFRAAQFDLVKARLKAEGEVISVNMVFLKSGTPSPSGFVMNLQPSEAQAGFDIRVPPTADQASLERRIAEEWAPASRNMTFEFKQKVSVNDKFGRPAVTAVDSSNIWWALLEDAIIKANARLGKPEIFPASTDARYFRELGLPAIGFSPMANTPILLHDHNEFLNKDEYLKGIDVYESIIKTYASYIQHPRDDASKEEL